A portion of the Syngnathoides biaculeatus isolate LvHL_M chromosome 7, ASM1980259v1, whole genome shotgun sequence genome contains these proteins:
- the hs2st1b gene encoding heparan sulfate 2-O-sulfotransferase 1, giving the protein MGLFRVMMPPKLQLLAVLTFGVTVLFIENQIQRLEESRAKLERAMARHELSEAEQQQQQQQQRGGEDGGRNISEEDDDTVVIYNRVPKTASTSFTNIAYDLCARNRFHVLHINTSKNNPVMSLQDQMRFVHNVTSWRGMKPAFYHGHVAYLDFSKYGIEAKPLYINVVRDPIERLVSYYYFLRFGDDYRPGLRRRKQGDKKTFDECVASAGSDCAPEKLWLQIPFFCGHHSECWNVGSRWALEQAKYNLVNEYLVVGVTEELEDFVMILEATLPRFFKGATDLYKTGKKSHLRKTTEKKLPTRETVAKLQQSKIWKLENEFYEFALEQFQFARAHAVREKDGELLVLPQSFFYEKIYPKTT; this is encoded by the exons ATGGGGCTCTTCAGGGTCATGATGCCGCCCAAGTTGCAGCTTTTGGCCGTGCTGACCTTCGGCGTCACCGTGCTCTTCATCGAGAACCAGATCCAAAGACTGGAGGAGTCCAGAGCCAAGTTAG AGCGAGCGATGGCCAGACACGAGTTGTCCGAGgcggagcagcagcagcagcagcagcagcagcgtggCGGCGAAGACGGCGGTCGCAACATCTCAGAGGAGGACGACGACACTGTGGTCATTTACAACCGGGTGCCCAAGACGGCCAGCACGTCCTTCACCAACATCGCCTACGACCTGTGCGCCAGGAACCGCTTCCACGTGTTGCACATCAACACCAGCAAGAATAACCCCGTCATGTCCCTGCAGGACCAG ATGCGTTTTGTCCACAACGTCACCTCGTGGCGAGGAATGAAGCCGGCCTTCTACCACGGCCACGTGGCCTACCTGGACTTCTCCAA GTACGGCATCGAGGCGAAGCCCCTGTACATCAACGTGGTGCGAGACCCCATCGAGCGCCTGGTGTCCTACTACTACTTCCTGCGCTTCGGAGACGACTACCGGCCGGGCCTGCGGCGGAGGAAGCAAGGTGACAAGAAG ACTTTCGACGAGTGCGTGGCGTCCGCCGGCTCCGACTGCGCCCCCGAGAAACTCTGGCTGCAGATTCCCTTCTTCTGTGGGCACCATTCTGAGTGCTG GAATGTGGGCAGTCGCTGGGCGCTGGAGCAGGCCAAGTACAACTTGGTCAACGAGTACTTGGTGGTGGGCGTGACCGAGGAGCTGGAGGACTTCGTCATGATCCTGGAGGCGACGCTGCCGCGCTTCTTCAAGGGCGCCACCGACCTCTACAAGACGG GTAAGAAGTCGCACCTGCGCAAGACCACCGAGAAGAAGCTCCCCACCCGGGAGACGGTGGCCAAGCTGCAGCAGTCCAAGATCTGGAAGCTGGAGAACGAGTTCTACGAGTTTGCGCTGGAGCAGTTCCAGTTTGCGCGCGCGCACGCCGTCCGGGAGAAGGACGGCGAGCTCCTGGTGCTGCCGCAGAGCTTCTTCTATGAGAAGATCTACCCCAAAACCACCTGA